A DNA window from Megalobrama amblycephala isolate DHTTF-2021 linkage group LG11, ASM1881202v1, whole genome shotgun sequence contains the following coding sequences:
- the esco2 gene encoding N-acetyltransferase ESCO2 — protein sequence MNPTSHYKPDVVMQHTLFPFPCAPQLTLARCSKQFAGEGERFDAVILFKCFYTNQKTIGFILPGDLKMLSRKRKHGSPDVESNPSKKQITSPRNSPRRTTRQKENIPISLASPQKIPSTPKKMPRTSSLESPPKRISPRKTVLGARSFYSKQKPLYLTPLERKLLKETKSPPSVPSKEPTQPASTPGNPVKKPVRRVQKKTSVAGPQSNLKGYFTAKPKGKSPSDTQTDQSLKVLVAPISFSTMKSKDKPKLVVGAAFFSTGKKPTSLYKKSTKTTKPKQPSTYEKPNSQKPMKEKEVTSAPRERSPVRHAVFLKKHPEVDNTTKVTRDEDIESPKQMSSQVLADLHGITKDIKVILRRSVSPNKSFEAGSQDSPVKTDSVFDVTDIPPDHNSSHDDEESSVYPIFGTKRSQKKGILSPPLNTSTPSGLNGTPAFKAKERSALRREMKKQTDNQLIIDAGQKQFGATTCGSCGMLYSTDSPEDNFQHTQFHQRFLDTIKFVGWKKERVVAEFWDGKIILVLPEDPKYATKKAEDVRRIADSELGFQQITLSSPSSAKTYLFINSDRMVVGCLVAENIRQAFRVLEQPEKPKDINKEDFMERHRAWCCSTVPEKAICGVSRIWVFSLMRRKSIATRLLDTVRNTFMYGSHLTKEEIAFSDPTPEGKLFATKYCETPTFLVYNFIS from the exons ATGAATCCGACTTCCCATTACAAACCGGATGTTGTCATGCAACACACGCTGTTTCCGTTTCCGTGTGCGCCACAATTGACTTTGGCGCGGTGTTCAAAACAGTTCGCGGGTGAAGGGGAGAGATTTGACGCAGTTATTTTGTTCAAGTGTTTTTacacaaatcaaaaaacaaTCGGATTTATTTTACCTG GTGATTTGAAGATGTTATCCCGAAAAAGAAAACATGGCTCTCCTGATGTTGAAAG TAACCCATCTAAGAAACAAATAACCAGCCCAAGGAATTCTCCAAGAAGGACGACTCGACAAAAAGAGAACATTCCCATCTCGCTGGCATCACCCCAAAAAATTCCCAGTACACCTAAGAAGATGCCGAGGACCTCTTCACTAGAATCTCCCCCGAAACGGATCTCGCCACGGAAAACGGTATTGGGAGCAAGATCCTTCTACAGCAAGCAGAAACCTCTGTATCTCACGCCTCTTGAAAGGAAGCTGTTGAAGGAAACCAAGTCACCACCGTCAGTCCCTAGCAAAGAGCCAACACAACCTGCTTCAACTCCTGGAAATCCTGTTAAAAAACCAGTGAGGAGGGTTCAAAAGAAAACCAGTGTCGCTGGTCCACAGTCTAACCTGAAAGGTTACTTTACTGCTAAACCCAAAGGGAAAAGTCCTTCTGACACACAAACAGATCAATCACTGAAGGTCCTGGTGGCCCCCATTTCATTTAGCACTATGAAATCCAAAGATAAACCCAAGCTTGTTGTGGGAGCAGCTTTCTTCAGCACTGGAAAAAAGCCCACTTCACTGTACAAAAAGTCCACAAAGACCACAAAGCCTAAACAGCCCTCAACCTACGAGAAACCCAACTCTCAGAAACCCATGAAGGAGAAGGAAGTGACATCAGCGCCAAGAGAGCGTTCCCCGGTCCGCCATGCCGTCTTCTTAAAAAAACACCCTGAAGTGGACAACACAACTAAAGTTACCAGAGATGAAGATATTGAGAGTCCCAAGCAGATGTCATCTCAGGTCCTGGCCGATTTGCATGGTATTACCAAAGACATAAAGGTGATTTTGAGGAGGTCCGTTAGCCCCAACAAATCCTTTGAAGCTGGTAGTCAG GACTCGCCTGTGAAAACTGATTCAGTGTTTGATGTGACTGACATTCCACCAGATCACAACAGCTCTCATGATGATG AAGAGTCCTCTGTGTATCCCATCTTTGGCACTAAAAG ATCTCAGAAAAAAGGGATTTTGTCCCCACCACTGAACACTAGCACTCCTTCTGGACTGAATGGTACTCCTGCTTTTAAGGCCAAAGAGAGGAGTGCTTTGAGAAGAGAGATGAAGAAGCAGACGGATAACCAGCTCATCATT GATGCTGGTCAAAAGCAGTTTGGTGCTACCACATGCGGCTCCTGTGGGATGCTGTACAGTACAGATAGTCCTGAGGACAACTTCCAGCACACACAGTTCCATCAGCGCTTCTTGGACACCATTAAGTTTGTG ggctggaaaAAAGAGAGGGTTGTGGCAGAGTTCTGGGATGGAAAGATTATTCTCGTTCTTCCCGAGGATCCAAAGTATGCCACAAAAAAG GCAGAGGACGTGAGACGGATTGCAGACAGTGAATTGGGCTTTCAGCAGATCACACTCAGCAGCCCGAGCTCGGCTAAAACATACCTGTTCATTAACAGTGACAGGATGGTTGTGGGATGTCTGGTGGCTGAGAATATTAGACAG gCCTTTCGGGTCctggagcagccagagaaaccCAAAGACATTAACAAGGAGGATTTCATGGAGCGCCACAGAGCCTGGTGCTGCTCCACGGTGCCGGAAAAAGCCATCTGTGGTGTCAGTCGCATCTGGGTCTTCAGTCTGATGAGGAGGAAGAGCATCGCCACTCGCCTTCTGGACACTGTCAG GAATACTTTCATGTACGGGAGCCATCTGACCAAAGAAGAAATCGCCTTTTCTGACCCTACACCAGAAGGGAAGCTGTTTGCTACAAAATACTGCGAGACACCAACATTTCTGGTGTACAACTTCATCAGTTAA
- the ccdc25 gene encoding coiled-coil domain-containing protein 25, with translation MVFYFTSDVVSPPYTIYMGKDKYENEDLIKYGWPEDIWFHVDKLSSAHVYLRMPKGVMIEDIPKEVLIDCAQLVKNNSIQGCKMNNINVVYTPWGNLKKTADMDVGQIGFHRQKEVKIVTVEKKINEVVNRLEKTKEERYPDLAAEKESRDREERNEKKAQIQEQKKKEKEEMKKKKEMEELRNYSTLMKSDNMTTNEDGYDSDDFM, from the exons ATGGTGTTTTACTTTACAAGCGACG TTGTCTCACCACCCTATACAATCTACATGGGCAAAGATAAATATGAAA ATGAAGATCTTATAAAATATGGATGGCCTGAAGATATTTG GTTCCATGTGGACAAGCTCTCATCTGCTCACGTATATCTAAGAATGCCCAAG GGTGTAATGATAGAAGACATACCAAAAGAAGTCCTGATTGACTGTGCCCAGCTGGTCAAAAACAACAGTATTCAGG gaTGCAAAATGAACAATATTAATGTTGTCTACACACCATGGGGCAATCTGAAAAAAACAGCAGACATGGATGTCGGTCAGATAGGCTTCCATCGACAGAAGGAG GTGAAAATTGTGACGGTAGAAAAGAAAATCAACGAAGTTGTCAACAGACTAGAGAAAACGAAAGAGGAGCGCTATCCTGATCTTGCCGCTGAGAAGGAGTCTCGGGACAGAGAGGAAAGAAATGAGAAGAAGGCTCAAATAcaagagcagaagaagaaagagaaggAGGAAATGAAGAAGAAAAAGGAGATGGAAGAATTAAG GAATTATTCAACGCTCATGAAGAGTGACAACATGACCACAAATGAG GATGGCTACGATTCAGACGACTTCATGTAA